One stretch of Streptomyces peucetius DNA includes these proteins:
- a CDS encoding cation:proton antiporter has translation MHSSAIFLIEFGAIILGLGLLGRIAGRLKFSPIPLYLLAGLAFGKGGLLPMGASEEFVAIGAEIGVILLLLMLGLEYTASDLVSNLKTQYPAGLVDFTLNALPGAGMALLLGWGPVAAVVLAGVTWISSSGVIAKVMGDLGRLGNRETPVVLSILVLEDLAMAVYLPIITALLAGVSLAAGSLTLAIALGVAGLVLFLALRYGRVISRFVSSDDPEKLLLVVLGLTLLVAGIAQQLQVSAAVGAFLVGIALSGEVAEGAHNLLSPLRDLFAAVFFVFFGLHTDPASIPPVLLPALALAVVTAGTKIATGYFAAKRAGISAKGRWRAGGTLVARGEFSIVIAGLAVTAGIEPALGPLATAYVLILVIIGPLTARYTEPIATRLTGRNRRSGMEGGGAPPKEEMLHPVEDGTGGRA, from the coding sequence GTGCACTCGTCCGCCATCTTTCTCATCGAGTTCGGTGCGATCATCCTCGGCCTCGGCCTGCTCGGCCGTATCGCCGGACGGCTGAAGTTCTCTCCCATCCCGCTCTACCTGCTGGCCGGCCTCGCCTTCGGAAAGGGCGGGCTGCTGCCGATGGGCGCGAGCGAGGAGTTCGTGGCGATCGGCGCCGAGATCGGCGTCATCCTGCTCCTGCTGATGCTCGGTCTGGAGTACACCGCCAGCGACCTGGTCTCCAACCTCAAGACGCAATACCCGGCCGGTCTGGTCGACTTCACTCTCAACGCCCTGCCAGGCGCCGGGATGGCGTTGCTGCTCGGGTGGGGGCCGGTCGCCGCCGTTGTCCTGGCCGGCGTCACCTGGATCTCCTCGTCCGGCGTCATCGCCAAGGTGATGGGTGACCTCGGCCGTCTCGGCAACCGCGAGACCCCGGTCGTCCTGAGCATCCTGGTCCTCGAAGACCTCGCCATGGCCGTCTACCTCCCCATCATCACCGCCCTACTGGCCGGGGTGAGCCTGGCCGCCGGCAGCCTCACCCTCGCCATCGCCCTCGGCGTCGCCGGACTGGTGCTGTTCCTCGCACTGCGGTACGGACGGGTCATCTCCCGCTTCGTCTCCAGCGACGACCCCGAGAAGCTCCTCCTCGTCGTCCTCGGCCTCACCCTGCTGGTCGCCGGCATCGCCCAGCAGCTCCAAGTCTCCGCAGCCGTCGGCGCGTTCCTCGTCGGCATCGCCCTGTCCGGCGAGGTCGCCGAGGGCGCCCACAATCTGCTCAGCCCCCTCCGGGACCTGTTCGCGGCCGTGTTCTTCGTCTTCTTCGGCCTGCACACCGACCCGGCCAGCATCCCGCCCGTCCTGCTCCCCGCTCTCGCCCTGGCCGTGGTGACGGCCGGCACGAAGATCGCCACCGGGTACTTCGCGGCCAAGCGCGCGGGAATCTCGGCGAAGGGCCGCTGGCGTGCCGGTGGCACGCTGGTGGCACGCGGCGAGTTCTCCATCGTCATCGCGGGCCTCGCCGTCACCGCGGGCATCGAACCCGCCCTCGGGCCGCTGGCCACCGCCTACGTTCTGATCCTCGTCATCATCGGCCCGCTCACCGCCCGCTACACCGAGCCCATCGCCACACGGCTCACCGGCCGCAACCGCCGCTCCGGTATGGAGGGGGGAGGCGCTCCGCCGAAGGAAGAAATGCTCCACCCAGTGGAAGACGGCACCGGCGGCCGGGCGTGA
- a CDS encoding carboxymuconolactone decarboxylase family protein produces the protein MAGRNRGEVEAEIKETLGLVPHFFSRVPDDLLEHEWAIFKKLELGETLIPNKYKELIGVGLHSETKCHYCTLFHTEAAKLFGATDEEIQEAVHYAKTSLGWSAYINGIREDYDDFAKELEQIKEYIQSTAG, from the coding sequence ATGGCTGGCCGAAACCGCGGCGAGGTCGAGGCGGAGATCAAGGAAACGCTGGGACTCGTTCCGCATTTCTTCTCCCGCGTACCGGATGACCTGCTGGAACATGAGTGGGCGATCTTCAAGAAGCTTGAACTCGGGGAAACGCTCATCCCGAACAAGTACAAGGAACTCATCGGGGTGGGCCTGCACTCCGAGACGAAGTGCCACTACTGCACCCTCTTCCACACCGAGGCCGCGAAGCTCTTCGGCGCCACGGACGAGGAGATCCAGGAAGCCGTCCACTACGCCAAGACCAGTCTGGGCTGGAGCGCGTACATCAACGGCATCCGCGAGGACTACGACGACTTCGCCAAGGAACTGGAGCAGATCAAGGAATACATCCAGTCAACGGCCGGATGA
- a CDS encoding DUF2797 domain-containing protein: MWRCAGVRWPPEARIGVLEWEGGRVSPLLPGKELGFRAEGVRRCTGARGNACPLRAQVPGRATQARCPECARLDRAHSVAADAVPDDPRVYRVYLAWFGPGMVKVGITAEQRGAARLLEQGAVVFAWLGRGPLMAARRTEELLRAALDVPDRIPYARKRAVRAALPGSAEERAAEVEALHARALALSGWAEALEPVPFEAVDHAGVFGLEGLPAATAVVRELVDGGVVAGRLVAAAGPDLHLRTATEGVVVVDTRLMTGWGLVGADATAGVSVPTADVRDEGTQDGLF; encoded by the coding sequence ATGTGGCGGTGTGCGGGGGTCAGGTGGCCGCCCGAGGCGCGGATCGGGGTGCTCGAGTGGGAAGGCGGACGTGTCAGTCCGCTCCTCCCGGGCAAGGAGCTGGGCTTCCGGGCGGAGGGTGTGCGCCGGTGCACGGGGGCGCGGGGGAACGCCTGCCCGCTGCGTGCACAGGTCCCCGGGCGGGCGACGCAGGCCCGGTGCCCCGAGTGCGCGCGCCTGGACCGGGCGCATTCCGTGGCCGCGGACGCCGTGCCCGACGATCCACGCGTCTACCGGGTGTATCTGGCGTGGTTCGGACCGGGCATGGTCAAGGTCGGGATCACCGCGGAGCAGCGCGGGGCGGCGCGGCTGCTGGAGCAGGGGGCCGTGGTGTTCGCCTGGCTGGGGCGGGGGCCGCTGATGGCAGCGCGGCGTACGGAGGAACTGCTGCGTGCCGCGCTCGACGTGCCGGACCGGATCCCGTACGCCCGTAAGCGCGCGGTGCGGGCCGCCTTGCCGGGCAGCGCGGAGGAGCGTGCCGCCGAGGTCGAGGCGCTGCATGCACGGGCGCTCGCGTTGTCGGGGTGGGCGGAGGCCCTGGAGCCGGTCCCGTTCGAGGCGGTCGATCACGCCGGGGTGTTCGGGCTCGAGGGGCTGCCCGCGGCGACGGCCGTGGTGCGTGAGCTGGTGGACGGCGGTGTGGTGGCGGGCCGGCTGGTCGCGGCGGCCGGGCCCGATCTGCATCTGAGGACGGCCACGGAGGGGGTCGTCGTCGTCGACACCCGGCTGATGACCGGCTGGGGGCTGGTCGGGGCCGACGCGACGGCGGGAGTGAGCGTGCCCACGGCGGATGTACGGGACGAGGGCACGCAGGACGGGCTCTTCTGA
- a CDS encoding magnesium transporter — MRFSTALRTHAAVPAFPVLGLFFCFVFLTTTRNIERLIAVPWPAQAASYAVHAPVPMAAAAAAALAAVEATRLRALGTWELGAARATWRIAVRPVLVTVLSLTVLTAGVTAGGLWVVGVLPDLYVLQLMGIVVVLLTAHAVIGFVIGRRLHAMYAAPLVAVLIFVGISFPLGTDSHWAHHVTGSIGWVGFGEAYSLSMTVAAVLPTVCLALACVVLAGPRRIRVTSVAASLVIAAGGLLGAYGITKDWQAIAPAATGLAPVTCVGSTPEVCLPSAGAGHIRDIQTELGEMTSRLQARGIIAEKPARITDLTVADVRRTDTGGAEWTLDLVPGDTDRVLRENIAIAVVGTPCAAPDWNALHHSTLWVARTTGVEGEYLAWLSRETQGFSQGQSREQLLAEMARVDGLPPQEQRTWYTERLRQACRAGR, encoded by the coding sequence ATGCGCTTCTCCACCGCCCTTCGCACGCACGCGGCCGTGCCGGCGTTCCCCGTGCTGGGCCTCTTCTTCTGCTTCGTCTTCCTCACGACGACCCGGAACATCGAGCGGCTCATCGCCGTGCCATGGCCCGCACAGGCCGCGTCGTACGCCGTGCACGCCCCGGTCCCGATGGCCGCCGCGGCCGCGGCGGCCCTGGCTGCGGTGGAGGCGACACGGCTTCGCGCCCTCGGCACCTGGGAGCTGGGTGCCGCACGCGCCACCTGGCGCATCGCGGTCCGACCGGTCCTCGTCACCGTACTGTCCCTGACGGTCCTGACCGCCGGCGTCACGGCAGGAGGGCTGTGGGTAGTCGGCGTCCTTCCCGACCTGTACGTGCTGCAGCTGATGGGGATCGTCGTCGTCCTGCTCACCGCGCACGCGGTCATCGGGTTCGTCATCGGCCGGCGGCTCCACGCGATGTACGCCGCGCCGCTCGTAGCCGTGTTGATCTTCGTCGGCATCAGCTTCCCACTGGGGACGGACAGCCACTGGGCGCACCATGTCACCGGGTCCATCGGCTGGGTGGGGTTCGGGGAGGCGTACTCGCTGTCCATGACGGTGGCCGCGGTCCTGCCGACGGTCTGTCTGGCGCTTGCCTGCGTCGTCCTGGCGGGCCCCCGGCGCATCCGCGTCACCTCCGTCGCCGCCTCCCTGGTGATCGCGGCGGGCGGCCTGCTCGGCGCATACGGCATCACCAAGGACTGGCAGGCGATCGCTCCGGCCGCCACGGGCCTGGCCCCGGTCACCTGCGTGGGGAGCACGCCCGAGGTCTGCCTGCCGTCCGCCGGCGCCGGGCACATCAGGGACATTCAGACCGAACTCGGCGAGATGACAAGCCGATTGCAGGCCAGGGGGATCATCGCCGAGAAGCCCGCCCGCATCACCGACCTCACCGTGGCCGATGTCCGGCGGACCGACACCGGCGGAGCGGAGTGGACACTCGACCTCGTGCCCGGTGACACGGACCGGGTCCTCCGGGAGAACATCGCCATCGCCGTCGTCGGGACGCCTTGCGCGGCACCGGACTGGAACGCCCTGCACCACAGCACCCTCTGGGTCGCCCGGACCACCGGTGTGGAGGGCGAGTACCTCGCCTGGCTGTCGCGTGAGACCCAGGGGTTCAGCCAAGGGCAGAGCAGAGAACAGCTCCTCGCCGAAATGGCCAGGGTGGACGGTCTTCCACCGCAGGAGCAGCGGACCTGGTACACCGAGCGGCTTCGGCAGGCCTGCCGGGCAGGTCGGTGA
- a CDS encoding amidohydrolase family protein encodes MEARTPGEAAEVREFWQRLGLPGLVDVHTHFMPERVLRKVWAYFDAVGPMTGMEWPITYRHEEEERVGLLRDFGVRAFTSMLYPHKPGMAAWLNGWAADFAARTPDCAHTATLFPEEGVAGYVREAVEGGARIFKSHLQVGAYDPGDPLLDPAWGLLAEARVPVVMHCGSGPAPGKYTGPEPVGRVLARHPRLRLVVAHMGMPEYGDFLALAERYPEVRLDTTMAFTDFSEAFAPFPGTERGRLADLGDRIVLGTDFPNIPYPYAHQLVVLERLGLGDDWLRAVCHDNGARLLLGNE; translated from the coding sequence GTGGAAGCCCGGACCCCGGGAGAGGCCGCAGAGGTACGGGAGTTCTGGCAGCGGCTCGGGCTGCCCGGGCTCGTGGACGTGCACACCCACTTCATGCCGGAGCGCGTGCTGAGGAAGGTCTGGGCCTATTTCGACGCCGTCGGCCCCATGACCGGCATGGAGTGGCCGATCACCTACCGGCACGAGGAGGAGGAACGTGTCGGGCTGCTCCGCGACTTCGGCGTGCGGGCCTTCACGTCGATGCTCTATCCGCACAAGCCGGGCATGGCGGCCTGGCTCAACGGCTGGGCGGCGGACTTCGCCGCGCGGACACCGGACTGCGCGCACACCGCGACGCTGTTCCCCGAGGAAGGGGTGGCCGGCTATGTGCGGGAGGCCGTCGAGGGCGGGGCGCGGATCTTCAAGTCGCACCTCCAGGTCGGGGCGTACGACCCGGGTGATCCGCTGCTGGACCCGGCCTGGGGCCTGCTGGCGGAGGCGCGCGTACCGGTGGTGATGCACTGCGGTTCCGGCCCGGCGCCCGGCAAGTACACGGGCCCGGAGCCGGTCGGCCGGGTGCTGGCGCGCCATCCGCGGCTGCGGCTGGTGGTGGCGCACATGGGGATGCCCGAGTACGGCGACTTCCTCGCCCTGGCGGAGCGTTACCCGGAGGTCCGGCTGGACACGACGATGGCGTTCACGGACTTCAGCGAGGCGTTCGCGCCGTTCCCCGGGACCGAGCGCGGGCGGCTGGCGGATCTGGGGGACCGGATCGTGCTGGGCACGGACTTCCCGAACATCCCGTACCCGTATGCGCATCAGCTGGTGGTGCTGGAGAGGCTGGGGCTCGGGGACGACTGGCTGCGGGCCGTCTGCCACGACAACGGCGCGCGCCTGCTGCTCGGGAACGAGTGA
- a CDS encoding universal stress protein encodes MIRTIPELPYRRVLCAVDGTWDSPDSEHLVVHACVVPGEFVLVMRGVDAGGIAELRRAAVAQPRSSIERVAATLRPRPPQVVVTAGCPRTALADLAGHYGADLVVVETGGRSRLGHALFGSVAQEVMARAPCDVLAVAVPVVPP; translated from the coding sequence ATGATTCGAACCATTCCGGAGCTGCCCTACCGCCGCGTCCTGTGCGCAGTCGATGGGACGTGGGACTCACCGGACTCGGAACACCTTGTCGTGCACGCCTGCGTTGTGCCGGGAGAGTTCGTGCTGGTGATGCGGGGCGTGGACGCGGGTGGAATCGCCGAGCTGCGTCGTGCGGCCGTCGCTCAGCCCCGGTCGTCCATCGAACGCGTGGCGGCTACGCTGCGACCGCGTCCCCCGCAGGTCGTCGTCACTGCTGGGTGCCCGCGGACGGCTCTGGCCGACCTGGCAGGACACTACGGCGCGGATCTTGTCGTCGTCGAAACGGGTGGCCGCTCACGACTCGGCCATGCCCTGTTCGGCAGCGTGGCACAGGAGGTGATGGCGCGGGCACCGTGCGATGTCCTCGCCGTCGCCGTCCCTGTCGTTCCGCCATGA
- a CDS encoding cation:proton antiporter, with protein MHGFALFAAVLALAAAVGLVATWLRQPLIVAFIGVGILVGPTGVGWVEPEEALELLAQLGIAVLLFLVGLRLDLHLIRTTGPIALATGLGQVVFTSVIGYLIAIALGMDTVTAIYVAVALTFSSTIIIVKLLSDKRELEQLHGRIAVGFLIVQDIVVVLVMIALTAVGQQSGDDVASDILGVFAKGLGLLAGIAVLMRWVLPWLLHHIARSQELLVLFGVAYAVLVAAVSDWLGFSTEVGAFIAGVSLATTPYRDALGARLVSLRDFLLLFFFLELGARLEFTNAGQQITEAAIFSVFVLIGNPLIVVAIMTLMRYPVRVGFLAGLTVAQISEFSLILATLGLSLGHITGATVSLITVVGLITIGGSTYLIHYSHQIYARLERWLNKLDRTDRRKSAEPAGAHADYDVILYGLGRFGGLLATELAQAGHRVLAVDFDPHRVARNVRPGVTAVFGSAEDVHFLESLPLSRARCVVSAIPLLDTNRALLHALRHHEYRGRTALTAHTPRDAEALQAEPGADLVFQPFVYATTSAVEALRNLLGPEGGTDGDRRGSA; from the coding sequence ATGCATGGCTTTGCCCTCTTCGCCGCCGTCCTCGCCCTGGCTGCTGCCGTGGGGCTGGTGGCCACGTGGCTGCGGCAGCCGCTGATCGTCGCGTTCATCGGCGTGGGCATCCTCGTCGGGCCGACGGGCGTGGGGTGGGTGGAACCGGAGGAAGCCCTCGAACTGCTTGCTCAGCTGGGTATCGCGGTGCTGCTGTTCCTCGTGGGCCTGCGGCTGGACCTTCACCTGATCCGCACCACCGGGCCGATCGCCCTGGCCACGGGGCTGGGGCAGGTGGTGTTCACCTCGGTGATCGGCTATCTGATCGCCATTGCCCTCGGTATGGACACCGTCACAGCGATCTACGTCGCGGTCGCGCTGACGTTCTCCTCCACGATCATCATCGTGAAGCTGCTGTCCGACAAACGGGAGCTGGAACAGCTTCACGGCCGTATCGCGGTCGGGTTTCTCATCGTCCAGGACATCGTCGTCGTCCTGGTGATGATCGCTCTGACGGCCGTCGGTCAGCAGTCCGGGGACGACGTGGCCTCCGACATCCTCGGCGTCTTCGCCAAGGGCCTGGGCCTCCTCGCCGGCATTGCGGTCCTCATGCGCTGGGTGCTGCCCTGGCTGCTGCACCACATCGCCCGGTCGCAGGAGCTCCTGGTCCTCTTCGGTGTCGCATACGCCGTGCTCGTCGCCGCGGTGAGCGACTGGCTCGGCTTCAGTACCGAGGTCGGCGCCTTCATAGCAGGGGTCTCCCTGGCGACGACCCCGTACCGCGACGCGCTGGGCGCCCGCCTGGTCAGCCTGCGCGACTTCCTGCTGCTATTCTTCTTCCTCGAACTCGGAGCCCGGCTGGAGTTCACCAACGCCGGTCAGCAGATCACCGAAGCGGCGATCTTCTCGGTCTTCGTCCTCATCGGCAACCCCCTCATCGTCGTCGCGATCATGACCCTCATGCGCTACCCCGTCCGCGTCGGCTTCCTCGCCGGCCTGACCGTCGCCCAGATCTCCGAGTTCTCCCTCATCCTGGCCACACTCGGCCTCTCCCTCGGTCATATCACCGGAGCGACCGTCAGCCTGATCACGGTGGTCGGTCTGATCACGATCGGCGGTTCCACCTACCTCATCCACTACTCCCACCAGATCTACGCCCGCCTCGAACGCTGGCTGAACAAACTCGACCGGACCGACCGCCGCAAGTCCGCCGAACCCGCCGGTGCTCATGCGGATTACGACGTCATCCTCTACGGCCTCGGTCGCTTCGGCGGGCTCCTCGCGACCGAACTCGCGCAGGCCGGCCACCGGGTCCTTGCGGTCGACTTCGACCCGCACCGCGTGGCACGCAACGTCCGCCCCGGTGTCACCGCCGTGTTCGGCAGCGCGGAGGACGTGCACTTCCTGGAGAGCCTGCCGCTGTCCCGCGCCCGCTGTGTGGTCAGCGCCATTCCATTGCTCGACACCAATAGAGCGCTGCTTCACGCACTGCGTCATCACGAGTACCGGGGCAGGACAGCACTCACGGCCCACACGCCACGCGATGCCGAAGCGCTCCAGGCGGAGCCCGGAGCGGATCTCGTTTTCCAGCCGTTCGTCTACGCCACGACGAGTGCCGTCGAGGCGCTGCGTAATCTCCTGGGACCCGAGGGCGGGACCGACGGCGACAGACGGGGCTCAGCCTGA
- a CDS encoding cation:proton antiporter regulatory subunit — protein MSSTPLPGIGVRYDLTTREDRRLSVVAHREGGRILSAYRRDDPDECALAVKLTAGEAEALIDALMPSHHSPNLLSTTDLGLVAERVELSSTSYWNGRHLGDTRMRTETGVSVVAVLRRAEAIPSPGPEFRLSGGDTLIVIGTREGVDAAAAILNRE, from the coding sequence ATGAGCAGTACGCCACTGCCCGGGATCGGGGTCCGTTACGACCTCACGACCCGTGAGGATCGCCGCCTGTCGGTGGTTGCGCACCGCGAGGGCGGGCGCATCCTCAGTGCCTACCGCCGTGACGATCCCGACGAGTGCGCCCTGGCGGTGAAGCTGACGGCCGGTGAAGCGGAGGCGCTGATCGACGCGCTGATGCCGTCGCACCACAGTCCGAACCTGTTGTCCACGACGGACCTGGGGCTGGTCGCGGAGCGGGTCGAGTTGTCGTCGACCTCGTACTGGAACGGCCGGCACCTGGGTGACACGCGGATGCGGACCGAGACGGGCGTCTCTGTCGTGGCCGTCCTGCGGAGGGCCGAGGCCATCCCCTCTCCGGGGCCGGAGTTCCGGCTCTCCGGCGGGGACACGCTGATCGTCATCGGCACCCGCGAAGGCGTCGATGCCGCCGCGGCGATACTCAACAGGGAGTGA
- a CDS encoding S8 family peptidase — MNGSRRIRISILAASCTALLCAGTATSVAAPAPAAPAPAPAAQADQAPVERLIVGYKSMTTEANSDAAADKDAKAKGKKAGESLGFERRLGTGAALVDLGGELGKKDTADVMAAFQADPDVAYVVPDTRMYATAVEPNDTEYNRQWDLFEARAGMNVPGAWDKATGEGVNVAVIDTGYVSHSDLAANVIAGYDFISDPFMANDGGGRDSNAADPGDWMNRGECGTDQNGQPVPARDTNNSWHGTHVAGTIAATTGNSKGIAGIAYNATVQPVRVLGKCGGTTADIIDAITWASGGSVAGVPANANPADVINMSLGGGGACDSGTQSAINGAVNRGTTVVVAAGNSNANAANFNPASCSNVITVAASDREGNRASYSNYGSVVDITAPGGETAVSSTNGIWSTLNTGTRSVGSENYVAYQGTSMAAPHIAGLAALMNQTGPSLTPSQIESAIKTNARTLAGSCSGGCGAGLADAAATLGAGGGGGEEPPTGNVFTNSANVNIYDNATVTSSIAVSGISGNAPSALKIDVDIKHTYRGDLKVEIVAPNGASAVLKNTSSGDSADNVITTYTVDASGVAASGTWKLRVTDAYSGDTGYIDSWSLTF; from the coding sequence TTGAACGGTTCCAGACGCATACGCATATCCATCCTCGCGGCGAGCTGCACCGCACTGCTCTGCGCGGGCACCGCCACCTCCGTCGCCGCACCCGCCCCGGCGGCACCCGCCCCCGCCCCGGCGGCCCAGGCCGACCAGGCCCCCGTCGAGCGCCTCATCGTCGGCTACAAGTCGATGACCACCGAGGCCAACTCCGACGCCGCCGCGGACAAGGACGCGAAGGCCAAGGGCAAGAAGGCCGGCGAGTCCCTCGGTTTCGAGCGCCGCCTCGGCACCGGAGCCGCGCTGGTCGACCTCGGCGGCGAGCTCGGCAAGAAGGACACCGCCGACGTCATGGCCGCCTTCCAGGCCGACCCGGACGTCGCCTACGTCGTCCCGGACACCCGGATGTACGCCACGGCCGTCGAGCCCAACGACACCGAGTACAACCGCCAGTGGGACCTCTTCGAGGCCCGGGCCGGCATGAACGTCCCCGGCGCCTGGGACAAGGCGACCGGCGAGGGCGTCAACGTCGCCGTCATCGACACCGGCTACGTCTCCCACTCCGACCTCGCCGCCAACGTGATCGCGGGATACGACTTCATCTCCGACCCGTTCATGGCCAACGACGGCGGCGGCCGCGACAGCAACGCGGCCGACCCGGGCGACTGGATGAACCGCGGCGAGTGCGGCACCGACCAGAACGGTCAGCCGGTCCCGGCACGCGACACCAACAACTCCTGGCACGGCACGCACGTCGCCGGCACCATCGCCGCCACCACCGGCAACAGCAAGGGCATCGCCGGCATCGCGTACAACGCGACCGTCCAGCCCGTCCGCGTGCTGGGCAAGTGCGGCGGCACCACGGCCGACATCATCGACGCCATCACTTGGGCGTCCGGCGGTTCCGTGGCGGGCGTGCCCGCCAACGCGAACCCGGCCGACGTCATCAACATGAGCCTCGGCGGCGGCGGCGCCTGCGACTCGGGCACCCAGAGCGCCATCAACGGCGCGGTGAACCGCGGCACGACCGTCGTCGTGGCGGCCGGCAACAGCAACGCCAACGCGGCCAACTTCAACCCGGCCAGCTGCAGCAACGTCATCACCGTCGCCGCCTCCGACCGCGAGGGCAACCGCGCCTCCTACTCCAACTACGGCAGCGTCGTCGACATCACCGCCCCCGGCGGCGAGACCGCGGTCAGCTCCACCAACGGCATCTGGTCCACGCTGAACACCGGCACCCGCAGCGTCGGCAGCGAGAACTACGTGGCGTACCAGGGCACCAGCATGGCCGCCCCGCACATCGCCGGCCTCGCCGCGCTGATGAACCAGACCGGCCCGTCGCTGACCCCGAGCCAGATCGAGTCGGCGATCAAGACCAACGCCCGTACGCTGGCCGGCTCCTGCTCCGGCGGCTGCGGCGCCGGCCTCGCCGACGCGGCGGCCACCCTCGGCGCCGGCGGTGGCGGCGGCGAGGAGCCGCCCACCGGCAACGTGTTCACCAACTCCGCCAATGTGAACATCTACGACAACGCGACGGTCACCTCGTCGATCGCGGTCAGCGGCATCAGCGGCAACGCCCCCTCCGCCCTCAAGATCGACGTCGACATCAAGCACACCTACCGCGGTGACCTCAAGGTCGAGATCGTCGCCCCCAACGGCGCCTCCGCCGTACTGAAGAACACCAGCTCCGGCGACAGCGCGGACAACGTCATCACCACCTACACGGTCGACGCCTCCGGCGTGGCCGCGAGCGGCACCTGGAAGCTGCGGGTCACCGACGCCTACAGCGGTGACACCGGCTACATCGACTCCTGGAGCCTGACCTTCTGA
- a CDS encoding ATP-binding cassette domain-containing protein, with protein MTLLLDRVTFSHRRWVRPVLNRLTYEVPGQGLTILLGPNGAGKSTTMALLAGTVLPKAGRVVFSGSDLTSASRAYRRHVAWLPQRVPTSRQLTAREYVAYVAWLKGESRSRAWERAEAALDRVGLAEETGRKTARLSGGQLRRVGIACALAHDARVILLDEPTAGLDPHQRTVFRDVLREIAAQTPVLMSTHDIVDLADEADTVALMDGGRVLHHGDTRSFLTHAAPEAVPARRAESAYTALIHPNASR; from the coding sequence ATGACTCTGCTGCTCGACCGCGTCACCTTCAGCCATCGCCGCTGGGTCCGCCCTGTACTGAACCGCCTCACCTACGAGGTCCCCGGTCAGGGCCTGACGATCCTGCTCGGCCCCAACGGGGCGGGCAAGTCCACGACGATGGCTCTGCTCGCGGGCACGGTCCTGCCGAAGGCCGGCAGAGTCGTGTTCAGCGGCTCCGACCTCACCTCCGCGAGCCGTGCATACCGCCGCCACGTGGCCTGGCTGCCCCAGCGAGTACCCACGTCACGGCAGTTGACCGCTCGCGAGTACGTGGCATACGTCGCCTGGCTGAAGGGCGAGAGCCGCTCCCGTGCCTGGGAACGCGCCGAGGCCGCCCTCGACCGGGTCGGCCTCGCCGAGGAGACCGGGCGAAAGACGGCCAGGCTCTCCGGGGGACAGCTCCGCCGTGTCGGCATCGCCTGCGCCCTCGCCCACGACGCCCGCGTCATCCTGCTGGACGAACCGACGGCCGGGCTCGACCCCCACCAGCGCACCGTCTTCCGTGACGTACTGCGGGAGATCGCGGCGCAGACCCCGGTGCTCATGTCCACACACGACATCGTCGACCTGGCCGACGAAGCGGACACCGTCGCACTCATGGACGGCGGCCGCGTCCTTCACCACGGCGACACCCGGAGCTTCCTGACCCACGCCGCCCCCGAAGCCGTACCGGCCCGCCGGGCCGAATCGGCCTACACCGCCCTCATCCACCCGAACGCCTCCCGCTGA